A single window of Halobacillus naozhouensis DNA harbors:
- a CDS encoding major capsid protein translates to MAGITHLEAFQGPALRALVDETERDVELNIADRFLPTEETFSRQFAYDIVKNNRYIAAYIGYGAEPPVMDRNAVASKMGEIAYFGLKDIVTYEELQAINEARNDDEQAAVIEKILIKNIDLLDSLRRLMFVAKMEALAKGSHSYNKNNVKYTFDFGIPAENKVALTSGNDFETPDFDIIGFLLEQVDAYANANEGKTPDVMWMSREMNAKLLKNSNIVLESGRPEGSTRVSQSELRDVLDSFGIPPIQIISERTTQVKDLYSGELVTIELLPVNRIVMLSEGIGSYLLGPTLENNFRPGLFLDAYDKKEPIQSVLRAVGAGFPAPEKPGLIFHIDAYTPA, encoded by the coding sequence ATGGCTGGGATTACACATTTAGAAGCTTTCCAAGGCCCTGCTTTAAGGGCTTTGGTTGACGAAACAGAAAGAGACGTGGAATTGAACATTGCAGATCGTTTTTTGCCGACTGAAGAAACATTCTCACGTCAATTTGCTTATGACATCGTGAAGAACAATCGCTATATCGCTGCGTACATCGGATATGGTGCTGAACCACCGGTGATGGACCGTAACGCCGTTGCATCAAAAATGGGGGAGATCGCTTACTTTGGTTTAAAAGATATCGTGACCTATGAAGAACTACAAGCAATTAACGAAGCCCGCAATGATGATGAGCAAGCTGCAGTTATAGAAAAGATTTTAATTAAAAATATCGATTTATTGGACAGTCTTAGGCGTTTGATGTTTGTAGCTAAGATGGAGGCCCTTGCAAAAGGTAGCCATTCTTACAATAAAAACAATGTTAAATATACTTTTGATTTCGGTATTCCGGCAGAAAATAAAGTCGCTCTAACTTCCGGTAATGACTTTGAGACTCCTGATTTCGATATTATTGGCTTCTTGCTTGAACAAGTGGATGCTTATGCTAATGCCAATGAAGGTAAGACTCCTGATGTTATGTGGATGTCCCGCGAAATGAACGCTAAGCTGCTTAAAAACTCGAATATTGTATTAGAATCTGGACGGCCAGAAGGTTCTACCCGTGTTTCTCAATCCGAATTAAGAGATGTACTTGATTCATTTGGTATTCCACCTATTCAAATTATCTCAGAACGCACAACTCAGGTGAAAGACCTTTATTCCGGGGAATTGGTTACAATCGAGTTATTACCTGTGAACCGTATTGTAATGTTGTCTGAAGGGATAGGAAGTTATCTACTCGGTCCTACACTGGAAAATAACTTCCGCCCAGGTCTATTTCTGGATGCTTACGATAAGAAAGAACCTATCCAGTCAGTATTGCGTGCAGTAGGGGCAGGATTCCCAGCACCAGAAAAACCAGGGCTTATTTTTCATATTGATGCTTATACACCAGCATAA
- a CDS encoding HK97 gp10 family phage protein → MAGDFLFDIEWGGLQELEEEFDKMEEEFEEILVDEYTKYGLLVEEGSKALVHRDHGDLEESIHFDKGEIEGESVVVEGGSNLPYALRRHEEPYRMGVYDKYDNGTKYPGYYVNGRGRKTHRKPNWRGYKPGRKYLANAIIATEEDYNIMNLRVLNRTFGEES, encoded by the coding sequence ATGGCCGGAGATTTCTTGTTCGATATTGAATGGGGCGGTCTTCAGGAACTGGAAGAGGAATTCGACAAGATGGAAGAAGAGTTTGAAGAAATCTTAGTCGATGAGTATACCAAATACGGTCTACTAGTTGAAGAAGGGTCTAAGGCTCTCGTTCATCGTGATCATGGGGATTTGGAAGAGTCGATCCACTTTGATAAAGGAGAAATCGAAGGCGAATCTGTTGTTGTGGAAGGCGGATCCAATCTACCCTATGCATTACGACGACACGAAGAACCTTACCGCATGGGTGTCTACGATAAGTATGATAATGGCACCAAATATCCCGGCTACTATGTAAATGGTAGAGGCCGTAAAACGCACAGGAAACCAAACTGGCGGGGTTATAAGCCAGGTCGCAAGTATTTGGCCAACGCTATCATTGCGACGGAAGAAGACTACAACATTATGAATCTCAGAGTCTTAAATAGAACGTTTGGTGAAGAATCATGA
- a CDS encoding phage tail terminator protein yields MIQKYLKDELKLLIPDLTWTIDFRSAPDHTGTVYSEGGGAPGQYDVGMRYPTYMVYIRSSNWGYAKTVAEKVYKALHKKKDFTATVEQHDRQGNVTGSTSYHVFFVSAVSDPIPIGVQDDIMDYSINFDVTLTEIKEEMTNGT; encoded by the coding sequence ATGATCCAGAAGTACTTGAAAGATGAATTGAAGCTGCTAATTCCTGATCTGACTTGGACAATCGATTTTCGGTCGGCTCCAGATCACACGGGAACAGTATATAGCGAGGGGGGAGGAGCACCTGGCCAATATGATGTCGGGATGCGTTACCCCACTTATATGGTGTATATCCGTTCCTCTAATTGGGGCTATGCGAAGACTGTAGCCGAAAAGGTTTATAAAGCCCTTCATAAGAAGAAAGATTTCACAGCAACAGTGGAACAGCATGATAGGCAAGGAAACGTGACCGGTTCAACAAGCTATCACGTCTTTTTTGTGTCTGCTGTTTCCGATCCCATTCCTATTGGTGTGCAAGACGACATCATGGATTACAGCATCAATTTTGATGTGACTTTAACAGAAATAAAGGAGGAAATGACAAATGGCACTTGA
- a CDS encoding transglycosylase SLT domain-containing protein yields MATVRELRTKFVGQAESLKATFRQIKKDIRELGPTTEKAVDKSKKSYNELAKETENLQKEIDKLDNSKAFDGLNKASKKVRKEFKETGKVSEKTMEEFEKAVSSAGRNLNEMGAEGSRSFQDLESAISGAKREVQQLNNTNLDDLEDEIEDATDGTKGLNREVENLQIKLRKKDDGGGWFSDFRESVMNVTVSLRGLKYALAGLAPAAIPALSSVTTGLMGLASSVTAAGGGIAGLVAVAIPAINNLIKMDQNLKRNSEQWYATSQATRDAINALGQFQLKLGETVVLFTDPVYKIAAQTMHTLMDVIDMFTPVVQASADAVYNLSKEFDKFVKTDDVEAFFNFMASRAGPSIEAFGSSAINILDGFMELMIAFDPVAQKMEAGLLRMTLGFSQWASSLSETQGFKDFINYSMEMGPVFLDLLKNMTMFLINFSVLLSPVGDAILMLLNQAFRGLNKFVNFLQTQMDKIEGPVNRAKQVIKGLFALFIGNKGKGVSILSRLGLTSGEVNQIINMINKIHDWINRFRQGAVTGFKAIGTAFKRIWSTLWPFLKPLLLRIVSFVGQIVGQISDFWNKNGSQIMKAVKNAFNFILSTVKFVMPAVMAIIKVIWGAIENIIQGGLKFIMGAIKLFTGIFTGDFKKMWQGIKDMFFGAIQLIWGWINLTFFGRIIKGAKLFILGFRTAFISMWKAVKSLFLGNVRAIWINLRAAWDMIAKTTRITFRAIGRFFKAIWNTIVSLFRGSIKILSKAIDTGWNFITNTTFKVFRGIWKFLKNIWSTVSGFISRTVTSIWTKVSDTWSGLWRSTRDIFKRIYNSIRDRFNNIVDRAKELPGKIGDGIGNMASKVKGGITSVINTMARTLGKGINGVIGGVNWVLDKIGIDSQVPKWDVPQYAQGTKGHPGGLAVVGDGKGSNSGSELIQTPDGQLSLSPDSDTLVDLPKGSSVLSAKDTREWLESVPAYSWGVGTLKKAWKGTKNIAGNVKDTALDVWQYISDPTKLFNKALDLFGVETPSLSGIFKGFGSGLFNKVKDGFIGFLKDKVGDFGSFDSNAPGNVRSWIAAAMRRTGVPASWMGPLTTIAMRESGGRTGPSTINRWDSNWRRGTPSMGLMQTIRPTFLAHMESGMGNIMNPIHNAAAAINYIKSRYGSAFNVPGIRNLARGLPYVGYEKGGIVDQEHTAMVGEGNKEEVIIPLEQHRSRAIGLWKEAGRRLGLSGQSIAILYNAQEDVTKAIENLITRTKDQTQRIINQSPFLRRIVNSVNQGNAMASAELSSIQATLTSGNTKLMTTINTLGENIKTATVQAIEKVAQTKDKQSQPADSNSLQDRIDAITRKGGKHAREYFQFIREHGDWLNDSAMSIFDKGLRRQLLMAGHDLAVQRGEDQGKYGEKHYQNIVDGTFEAIRGYNDPKHKSVGNAIRSLIQKGGSAAWKYFNAIQVDGDWANDWITHLPSSLRSRVREVGKKFANLNGYASGAYGIDTAQLAWIAEGGWAESVISFDPAKRASQQAIWRKTGDELGFNYPGEGGRGRGGHEFNQYLTFNSPTPLKPSEISRKTRQASRRMAEEWGE; encoded by the coding sequence ATGGCTACAGTACGCGAATTGCGAACAAAGTTTGTTGGGCAAGCGGAGAGTTTAAAAGCCACCTTCAGGCAAATCAAAAAAGATATTCGTGAGCTTGGCCCGACCACGGAGAAAGCCGTCGATAAGTCGAAAAAGAGCTATAACGAGCTGGCGAAAGAAACGGAAAACCTTCAGAAGGAAATTGATAAACTGGACAATTCCAAGGCCTTTGACGGATTAAACAAGGCATCTAAGAAGGTTCGTAAGGAATTCAAGGAAACCGGTAAAGTCAGCGAAAAGACTATGGAGGAATTCGAGAAAGCCGTTTCTTCAGCTGGTCGCAATCTTAACGAGATGGGGGCTGAGGGGTCTAGGTCTTTTCAAGATTTAGAATCTGCTATTTCAGGTGCAAAACGAGAAGTGCAGCAACTAAACAACACGAACCTAGATGATCTTGAAGATGAGATCGAAGACGCAACCGATGGAACCAAGGGTCTTAATCGCGAAGTGGAAAATCTTCAGATAAAGCTCCGCAAAAAAGATGACGGTGGCGGGTGGTTTAGTGATTTCAGAGAAAGCGTTATGAACGTAACCGTATCGCTTAGAGGTCTGAAATATGCTTTAGCAGGATTAGCGCCTGCTGCTATACCTGCTTTATCGTCCGTGACAACCGGACTTATGGGGTTAGCATCGTCGGTAACGGCAGCTGGAGGTGGTATAGCAGGACTAGTCGCTGTTGCCATCCCAGCTATTAACAACTTGATAAAGATGGATCAGAATCTCAAGCGGAATTCAGAGCAATGGTATGCTACAAGCCAAGCGACAAGAGATGCGATTAATGCTCTGGGACAATTCCAGCTTAAACTAGGGGAAACGGTAGTTCTTTTTACAGATCCTGTTTATAAAATCGCAGCACAAACTATGCACACCTTGATGGATGTTATAGATATGTTTACCCCCGTTGTACAAGCCTCTGCTGATGCCGTCTACAACTTATCGAAAGAATTCGATAAGTTTGTGAAAACCGATGATGTGGAAGCTTTCTTCAATTTCATGGCTAGTAGGGCTGGGCCATCGATCGAGGCATTTGGTAGCTCTGCTATTAATATTCTTGATGGATTTATGGAGTTAATGATTGCCTTTGATCCAGTTGCTCAAAAGATGGAAGCAGGTTTATTAAGAATGACACTAGGATTTTCCCAGTGGGCGTCAAGCTTAAGTGAAACACAGGGATTCAAGGATTTTATTAACTACTCTATGGAAATGGGGCCAGTATTCCTGGACCTCCTAAAAAACATGACCATGTTCTTAATCAACTTTTCTGTCTTACTATCTCCAGTTGGAGATGCAATTCTGATGCTTTTGAACCAAGCTTTCAGGGGGCTCAATAAGTTTGTAAACTTCTTACAGACTCAAATGGACAAGATCGAAGGACCTGTTAACAGGGCAAAGCAAGTCATTAAAGGACTGTTTGCTTTATTTATCGGGAACAAAGGAAAAGGTGTTAGCATTCTTTCTCGATTAGGGCTTACCTCTGGTGAAGTAAATCAGATCATTAACATGATCAACAAGATTCACGACTGGATAAACCGTTTCAGGCAAGGCGCGGTCACTGGATTTAAAGCTATCGGAACAGCTTTCAAAAGAATCTGGTCAACGCTTTGGCCATTCCTCAAACCGTTATTATTACGTATTGTTTCTTTCGTGGGTCAAATCGTGGGTCAGATCTCTGATTTCTGGAACAAAAACGGATCACAGATCATGAAAGCAGTGAAAAACGCCTTTAATTTCATCCTTTCAACTGTGAAATTCGTCATGCCGGCTGTGATGGCCATTATAAAAGTTATCTGGGGTGCGATAGAAAACATCATCCAGGGTGGATTGAAGTTCATCATGGGAGCCATAAAGCTATTCACCGGTATCTTTACAGGTGATTTTAAAAAGATGTGGCAAGGTATTAAGGATATGTTCTTTGGCGCAATCCAACTCATTTGGGGTTGGATTAATTTAACGTTCTTTGGACGTATCATCAAGGGTGCGAAGCTGTTCATCTTAGGGTTTAGAACGGCCTTTATTTCCATGTGGAAAGCAGTCAAGTCTCTGTTCTTAGGTAATGTCCGGGCTATCTGGATAAACTTGAGAGCAGCCTGGGATATGATTGCGAAAACAACACGAATCACCTTCAGGGCAATTGGTAGATTTTTTAAGGCTATTTGGAATACCATTGTTTCGCTGTTCCGTGGATCCATTAAAATTCTTTCAAAAGCAATTGATACTGGGTGGAATTTCATAACTAATACCACGTTTAAAGTTTTCCGTGGGATTTGGAAATTCTTGAAGAATATCTGGAGTACGGTCAGTGGATTTATTTCTAGAACGGTAACATCAATCTGGACTAAGGTGAGTGACACCTGGAGTGGTCTATGGAGAAGTACGAGAGATATATTCAAGAGAATCTATAACTCTATTCGTGACCGATTCAATAACATTGTTGATCGAGCTAAGGAATTGCCGGGTAAAATTGGTGACGGAATTGGAAACATGGCCAGCAAGGTCAAAGGCGGGATCACTAGTGTTATTAACACTATGGCTCGCACGTTAGGTAAAGGTATTAATGGTGTTATTGGAGGCGTTAACTGGGTCCTAGATAAGATAGGAATTGACTCCCAAGTACCTAAGTGGGATGTTCCTCAGTATGCACAAGGAACAAAAGGCCATCCTGGAGGGTTAGCAGTTGTCGGTGATGGAAAGGGAAGCAATTCCGGATCCGAGTTAATTCAAACACCTGACGGACAGTTGAGTCTATCCCCTGATTCAGATACGTTGGTAGATCTTCCTAAGGGATCAAGCGTGTTGTCTGCAAAGGATACAAGGGAATGGTTAGAATCTGTCCCTGCCTACTCTTGGGGTGTTGGAACACTCAAAAAAGCGTGGAAAGGCACGAAAAACATTGCTGGCAACGTGAAAGATACAGCTCTAGATGTATGGCAATATATTTCCGATCCTACCAAATTATTTAATAAAGCTCTTGATCTGTTTGGCGTTGAAACACCAAGCTTATCAGGAATCTTTAAGGGATTCGGAAGTGGATTATTTAATAAAGTCAAAGATGGGTTCATAGGGTTCCTGAAAGATAAGGTCGGTGACTTCGGTTCATTTGACAGCAATGCACCCGGTAACGTCAGAAGTTGGATTGCTGCAGCTATGAGAAGAACCGGTGTTCCTGCATCTTGGATGGGACCGTTAACGACTATAGCCATGAGAGAATCCGGCGGACGTACCGGTCCTTCTACCATTAATAGATGGGATAGTAACTGGAGACGCGGTACACCTTCAATGGGGCTTATGCAAACCATTCGTCCTACTTTCTTAGCGCACATGGAAAGTGGTATGGGGAATATCATGAACCCGATCCATAACGCAGCTGCAGCTATCAATTACATTAAGTCCCGTTATGGCAGTGCCTTTAATGTGCCTGGTATTCGTAACTTGGCCAGAGGTCTCCCTTATGTGGGCTATGAAAAAGGCGGGATCGTTGATCAAGAGCACACGGCTATGGTTGGCGAAGGAAACAAAGAGGAAGTTATTATCCCTCTGGAACAACATAGAAGCAGAGCTATCGGCTTGTGGAAGGAAGCAGGTCGACGTCTTGGACTGTCCGGCCAATCTATAGCCATTCTCTACAATGCACAAGAAGATGTGACCAAAGCTATAGAAAACCTTATTACGCGAACTAAAGACCAAACTCAGAGGATCATTAATCAAAGTCCGTTCCTACGAAGAATTGTGAATTCGGTTAATCAAGGGAATGCAATGGCTTCAGCTGAACTAAGCAGTATTCAGGCTACATTAACTTCTGGTAATACCAAACTAATGACGACAATTAATACTTTAGGGGAGAACATCAAAACTGCAACTGTACAAGCCATTGAAAAAGTTGCACAAACGAAAGATAAGCAATCACAACCAGCTGATTCAAACAGTCTTCAAGATCGAATAGATGCTATAACACGTAAAGGTGGTAAACACGCACGTGAATATTTCCAATTCATTAGAGAACATGGGGACTGGCTGAATGATAGCGCCATGAGTATCTTCGATAAAGGTCTACGCCGACAGTTACTTATGGCTGGACATGATCTTGCGGTGCAACGTGGTGAAGATCAAGGAAAGTATGGAGAGAAGCATTATCAGAATATAGTTGACGGGACATTTGAAGCCATTCGAGGATATAACGATCCAAAACACAAGAGTGTTGGCAATGCCATCAGATCGTTGATTCAAAAAGGTGGAAGTGCTGCATGGAAATATTTCAATGCTATTCAAGTAGATGGGGACTGGGCAAACGATTGGATTACGCATTTACCTTCCTCGCTACGTTCAAGGGTTAGAGAAGTAGGCAAGAAGTTTGCGAATCTAAATGGCTATGCCAGCGGAGCATACGGGATAGATACGGCTCAGTTAGCCTGGATTGCTGAGGGAGGTTGGGCCGAGTCCGTCATCTCATTTGATCCAGCGAAGCGCGCATCTCAACAAGCTATTTGGCGTAAGACCGGGGATGAACTTGGCTTTAATTATCCAGGAGAAGGTGGAAGAGGTCGAGGTGGCCATGAATTTAATCAATATCTAACGTTCAACAGCCCGACTCCATTGAAACCTTCAGAAATATCAAGAAAAACACGCCAAGCGTCCAGACGTATGGCTGAGGAATGGGGGGAGTAA
- a CDS encoding phage tail domain-containing protein, with translation MGGVIIPTITFTNARGERVTFTSGAYPYLLQSYEGVGELDADIQSQRAPYQDGSTYIDTLLQNRPLTLRVMIDANNPNTLASMKRHISKVFNPKLGEGLLSFERYGEVYEIQPVADGTPVFLSGPQNSAPTFQKIMINLIAHDPYWKDPQEVSRALKAYEGLFEFPFNFPIELGQEGDSTILENEGSVETPVQINIQGPVKNPRITNRTTGEYLQLNRTLSSDEILHIDTNEQNKRVEIYREGRVIEKAWGYLDDYSDFLMLLVGSNEIAYTADSGTTGAIEAIAWKNRYAGI, from the coding sequence ATGGGGGGAGTAATCATTCCTACTATTACATTTACCAATGCAAGAGGGGAGAGGGTCACTTTCACAAGTGGCGCTTACCCCTATTTACTGCAAAGTTATGAAGGGGTTGGTGAGTTAGATGCGGATATTCAATCCCAACGAGCTCCTTATCAAGATGGAAGTACGTATATCGATACGTTGTTACAGAATAGACCTCTAACTCTCAGGGTTATGATTGATGCTAATAATCCTAACACGTTGGCTTCTATGAAAAGGCATATCAGTAAAGTGTTTAACCCGAAACTTGGCGAGGGTCTTCTGAGCTTTGAAAGATATGGTGAAGTATATGAAATCCAGCCAGTAGCAGATGGCACTCCGGTTTTTCTGTCGGGTCCACAAAACAGTGCCCCAACTTTCCAAAAGATCATGATTAACCTCATTGCTCATGATCCTTATTGGAAAGATCCGCAGGAAGTATCTAGAGCATTAAAGGCATATGAGGGATTATTCGAGTTTCCGTTTAATTTTCCTATTGAATTAGGACAGGAAGGGGATTCGACAATCCTTGAAAATGAAGGAAGTGTAGAAACTCCTGTACAAATCAATATTCAGGGTCCAGTTAAAAACCCAAGGATTACGAATAGGACCACAGGAGAATATTTGCAACTTAACAGGACGTTATCGTCTGATGAGATTCTTCATATAGATACGAACGAACAGAATAAGCGGGTGGAAATTTATCGTGAGGGCAGGGTCATTGAAAAAGCGTGGGGGTATCTCGACGATTATTCAGATTTCTTAATGTTGTTAGTTGGGAGTAATGAAATCGCATATACAGCAGACTCCGGGACTACTGGAGCCATCGAAGCAATTGCTTGGAAAAATAGATACGCCGGAATTTAA